CAAACAGTTATGAGGAAATAATAACATGAATTTCACAAAGCTATCTGACTAAAATTTTGGATTAACTATAGTCTCCTCTCAAAAATCCCAATATTATTATTGTCTTCCGTCTCTCAACTTCAGTTAAAACTGCATATGAAATTTGTTATTTCCACCCCTTGGTTtataaccttcttcttcttgaggtCTCAGTGTCTTCTGATATACTGTAACTATACCATATATTCTTATTCAACTGTATTAATTATCCAATCGCAGTAATTATTTCCACCATGCGATGTTTCAAGTTTCTATGACGAAACGACTGAAATTCTCTCCTATGGTTCATTTGTTGACAATAAAAGATTCATTTatattgaaccaaaaaaaaaagaaagctgcagcattttggtcatttctttGTCAGGAAGGGAGGGAGACGAGCTTTAAACCAGGCAGTTGCAAATCATTTCCAAACTTTTGAAGTGTGAATTGTCAAAAGATTTGTAACAATTAACTAGGAAGCTATGTGGATTTCCAAAGGTCAAAATAGGGACTCCCAAACCATGGTGAATTAATAGGAAGAGGAGTCCCAAACAAAGAGTGTCAGGGAAGGCGAAAGTctttaaatgcatttatttaCATGGTCTACATTCTACAACAACTAAGCACTCTATCAAATTCAATCCAACAGAAGAAAACAATATACAAGAAGTGGgaaaaactgaaaatcaaaatataaaaatatagaaCTCAGCAATCATATGATGCCGAGCTTACCTTCATCGGCTGCATCGATTGGCACCATTGGGGGCTCCCCTGTTGAAGGCTCATTGAGATGGAGAGAGGCAAAGTCATTAACAATCCCTGTTCTATACCTATAGATagtctctttcttctcttcctcagcTTTGTCAACCTTCTCCTTGGTAGTCTGGCTCAAATCCTCAGCTGCCTTGGCAACCATGCTTAAGGCACTTGACACCCATGATGCACCAGTTGAGATGTAGTGGTAGTTCATCAGGGCTGACCCTGCGCTGCTTGCCTTCTGCTCAGCCAATCCAATGGCTGATCTTGTCATCTCAGACACCTGGAACCGCTCGTccatctccttcatcttctcatTGACCATAGAAGTCCCAATGCTTATCTTTTCCCTCAGGCCCATCCTTCTGTCAAGGGACTCAACAGTATCAGAGGCATTCGACATCAAGTGATGCCGTTCATCAAAGGCCCTTGCCTTGTTGAAGGCATCCTTCCCCAGTACAAAGCCCATAGCAAGCATGCTGGTCACGACATCCTCGGCCTTCTTAACAGCTGAATTGGCATTAGAAGGCTTCTaccatataataaaaaattattagaaTGAAATTGCtttaaaaaaagaggaaaacaagATTCAATCTTAGCCAGACTATGTCTGTACAAACAAATCATAAAATCTATCAGGGGTGTTAATGTGGTAATTTACTGACAATAATACACCCATTAAGAACAGAACAGAACATAAATCAATACAAACTTCAGTGTCCTCTTCTCCTCTGGTAAGATCAACATGGACAAATTACAAAACATGATTTCACTTATCCAAAAAATCctgatttcttttaaaaagCTTGGTACATATTTTAcccagaaatttttttatttcaatcccAAAGTGGGTCACCAGACATTTGGTGGCAAGTATAATCCTCATGGAAGCATGAAGAGGTTGCCTGTTTATTTGATCTATGATTGGTGTGCATTGGATTACGTTAATAAACAAAAGATGCTTCTCAAATTGAAAGTTTGTCAGTACCAACTTTTTAATAGCATAGCCAACATGATACTACACTTTTTTGGTTACGATCTTTTCGACCAGAAAGTTTGTCAGCAACAACTTTTATAATTCAATAGATTAAAATCCAGGGTACTTGGTGGTGGAGTTAAAAATGGTCAAACGAAAAAACAGTTGATTGCAACTGCAGAGTCAAGAAAGACGTCAAAAGCTTCAAATTTCAACAATATAGAACATGAATGGAATGTTGATCTACAATATAAGATTTGGGCCATTCGGCAGACAACTAGCTGACCATTCAATGGGATTGTGACCAAAATGTGCGACATGATTGAAATCAGTGTTAAATATGAATTTCAACAAACTGTAACAATAAAATTCAGCATTTATCTACAATGAACAACTGGCTATTAAGTCATTTTAGAATAAGTTGTGGTCATTTTGCAAAGTGAtgagattttatttatttaaccAACACTAACTCACTAAGAACAGAAATGGTCATAAGAAGAATGATTTCACTTTTACTATTAACAGTATTCAAGTTCTCCCCTGGAGTCTGGGTTCACGAGTCAAAGCATATGCAAAAGCAAGCATTATATCGTACACAGGCCCCGCTGTACAAGTCAGATATTGACCATTTTGCCCCAAAAGTCAATACTAAGGAAGcattctaaaatttaaatatgGTTAGAACTAAATACCATACACCAAGAGAAACTTCCGAAACTTTGAGAAGAAAGATCTCCATCTTCAATTTTAGCAGGACTAGAActccaaaataaaacaaacaacgGGTCCTTCACTTttggtcatagttgtcaaggtgtcacctagACATCTAGGTAGCCAGGCTTTTTCTTGGGGTCCAAGATGACGGCACACCTTGTTGACACATTGACGAGTttacattgatttatgtttattttatttttcgatgaatatgcttataCTATATCCTATGCTCTATTTATTaaatgttggttttctcataataggtcattactagcataattatatcatattgcactgatatggcttctatgttgcatataagccTAATTATATAAATTATCTTTGCTACATTACATATACTTATATATTGCGCACCTAGGCgctcctccaatgccttgggtcgcctagtcgCAGTCACAACTATGCTTTTGGTACTAAAACACATGCAGAACCTTTTTgtgattttatttcaattcaAAGCCGTTTTTGTTTTTGCCGTAATATGTTCACATTTTCTATAAAGAGTTCTTAGGAAGTAATTCAGGAGCTTCCTTCCCTTTTGGTAGTAGTCCAGTTAGAGAGGAGAATGGTAATAATTCTTTTCACGAAGGGAAGTTAGTTAGGATTTTTAAATGAGAGAATTCCAGCAGGAGATATTCTTGTATTGGGTTAGATATTTAATTCAATCTGAGTAGGCAATTTCTATTCAGAATAGGAGTTTGACTGGGCAGGGGTCTCTATAAGTCAACTGAACGAAAATAAGCCTcatcccaactgaatggggttGGCTTCATGAATCCTGTTTAGaccaaggttttaggtctcggtttTGCCACTGGTTTCGCCAGGCCATGAAACCGAGATAtactgagatctcggcgagatcttgtgtttctttttctCAACTTGATGgttggtttcggtggccatatggccaagataggggctgaaacttggcattccccctattttaggccttctaaacacagtggAACCATTAGTTTtaacaaattcaaacccaaatggtactttgactacgGACCCTAAGTTGACAGTCCACAGCGTGCGtgaggtctaccctaggctattccaaaCAATATTAAGAACTCATATAataaagtagaggtgtaaaacaacttaaataagcccTAGGACctaaaatacatcaaaccataaaccatttaagccttaggcatcatattcatatttcataatcatacataGTGATGGCCTGATGGTTCGATTGTTTGttcataattgttagaaacttagAAAGAGACATAGtcacataaattaaataaatacaagCTAGTACTGAAATGAGTGTCAGGCCGGATCATCAAAATGACcacgttgttgttgttgaatcaAGCTCTACTCTGATTGCATCACAAAGGCTGGTCATGACATATGATGGTGGAAGTAATGCTCAAAATCATGCATAATAGCCCTATAAATCGAGTCATCAGCGTACTAGAGgtaccctaacctagggtataTATCTCCGAAACATAAGGA
The sequence above is a segment of the Telopea speciosissima isolate NSW1024214 ecotype Mountain lineage chromosome 7, Tspe_v1, whole genome shotgun sequence genome. Coding sequences within it:
- the LOC122666541 gene encoding binding partner of ACD11 1-like isoform X1, translated to MSVPVYQSDPNKGSDPPLTITSNWTINVSDTRTVKVSNISLAVSEQDIKHFFSFSGDIQYVEMQRESESSQLAYVTFKDSQGADTAVLLSGATIYDLPAYITPVENYQLPPEAIPENMKPSNANSAVKKAEDVVTSMLAMGFVLGKDAFNKARAFDERHHLMSNASDTVESLDRRMGLREKISIGTSMVNEKMKEMDERFQVSEMTRSAIGLAEQKASSAGSALMNYHYISTGASWVSSALSMVAKAAEDLSQTTKEKVDKAEEEKKETIYRYRTGIVNDFASLHLNEPSTGEPPMVPIDAADEGKLGII
- the LOC122666541 gene encoding binding partner of ACD11 1-like isoform X3, with amino-acid sequence MSTRTVKVSNISLAVSEQDIKHFFSFSGDIQYVEMQRESESSQLAYVTFKDSQGADTAVLLSGATIYDLPAYITPVENYQLPPEAIPENMKPSNANSAVKKAEDVVTSMLAMGFVLGKDAFNKARAFDERHHLMSNASDTVESLDRRMGLREKISIGTSMVNEKMKEMDERFQVSEMTRSAIGLAEQKASSAGSALMNYHYISTGASWVSSALSMVAKAAEDLSQTTKEKVDKAEEEKKETIYRYRTGIVNDFASLHLNEPSTGEPPMVPIDAADEGKLGII
- the LOC122666541 gene encoding binding partner of ACD11 1-like isoform X2, coding for MSVPVYQSDPNKGSDPPLTITSNWTINVSDTRTVKVSNISLAVSEQDIKHFFSFSGDIQYVEMQRESESSQLAYVTFKDSQGADTAVLLSGATIYDLPAYITPVENYQLPPEAIPENMPSNANSAVKKAEDVVTSMLAMGFVLGKDAFNKARAFDERHHLMSNASDTVESLDRRMGLREKISIGTSMVNEKMKEMDERFQVSEMTRSAIGLAEQKASSAGSALMNYHYISTGASWVSSALSMVAKAAEDLSQTTKEKVDKAEEEKKETIYRYRTGIVNDFASLHLNEPSTGEPPMVPIDAADEGKLGII